A stretch of Henckelia pumila isolate YLH828 chromosome 4, ASM3356847v2, whole genome shotgun sequence DNA encodes these proteins:
- the LOC140866246 gene encoding potassium channel AKT2/3-like, with protein sequence MDYSKKNEEGKGVNINIEEAKSSTEGLDLKNLSKIIVPPLGTCYTSHLNDSDGRTISPMDSRYRCWETVMVVLVAYFAWVSLFQMAFLKSDPSTPLYIADNVVDIFFAIDIVLTFFVAYVDPKTQLLVRDSRKIATRYLSTWFIMDALSTIPFETIAFLISGKHQLSVAYSALGVFRLWRLRRVNSFFTRIEKDIRFSYFWVRCARLLFVTLLLVHCAACVAYLLADRYPNEENTWIGSSNPNFKNESLEIRYISALYWSITTMTTVGYGDIHAVNSLEMAFIILYMLLNLGLTSYIIGNMTNLVVEGTRRTMEFRNSIEATSSFVSRNRLPPRLKGKILAYMCLRFKAERLNQQQLIEQLPKTLCLSIQQHLFLPTLEKVYLFRGVSREVLLLLIADMKAEYVPPREDIIVQNEASDDIYVIVSGEVEMMECETEKEQVFWVFKSGDIFGEFGAFCFSPQKFTYRTKTISQLLRFKTSLLTEAAKSTREKDYVTMAKNFLQHHKMLQDLHIRDSFLEDVEDNRGSNMSISLLSVACTGNALFLDELLDSGFDPDVGDINGRTPLHIAASKGHEDCVLVLLKHACSLHLRDSKGNTALWDAIAAKQHSTFDTLYHWASISDLHVAGDLLSTAAKRNNFFVLKDLLEHGFHVDSKNSSGTTPIQVANIENHVEMMKFLLINGAEADEMVKKKFSLLDSNEILQEFEAGRRVAVPMTSKRDVVPSGGNDPRCNGETSKLQCSWRIIIYRGNPENCRKGRCAERGRLIRLPSSVAELKSVAGRKFGFDATNASLSNEEGAEIDSMEVIRDNDKVFIV encoded by the exons ATGGACTACTCCAAGAAAAATGAAGAGGGAAAGGGAGTGAATATTAATATTGAAGAAGCTAAAAGCTCAACAGAGGGTCTCGATCTCAAGAATCTTTCAAAGATTATTGTCCCCCCATTGGGTACTTGTTACACTTCACACCTTAATGATTCCGATGGAAGAACTATCTCCCCCATGGATTCAAGATACag GTGTTGGGAGACAGTAATGGTAGTTTTGGTGGCATACTTTGCGTGGGTATCTCTCTTTCAAATGGCATTTCTAAAATCCGATCCAAGCACACCACTATACATAGCAGACAACGTCGTGGACATTTTTTTCGCGATCGATATCGTATTGACGTTTTTCGTCGCGTATGTTGACCCAAAAACACAACTATTGGTTAGAGATTCAAGAAAAATTGCTACAAG GTACCTATCAACTTGGTTTATAATGGATGCTCTCTCAACAATCCCATTTGAGACAATAGCTTTCTTGATTTCCGGCAAGCATCAACTCTCCGTCGCTTACTCCGCCCTAGGAGTCTTTCGATTGTGGCGTCTCCGTCGAGTCAACTCGTTTTTTACCAG GATTGAAAAGGATATCAGGTTCAGCTATTTTTGGGTCAGATGTGCAAGACTCTTGTTT GTAACACTTCTGCTAGTGCATTGTGCTGCATGTGTGGCCTACTTGTTAGCGGACCGATATCCAAACGAAGAAAACACATGGATTGGATCTTCCAATCCAAATTTCAAGAACGAAAGCCTTGAGATTAGATACATTTCAGCCCTATATTGGTCCATCACCACAATGACCACAGTTGGCTATGGGGATATCCATGCTGTCAACTCTTTAGAAATGGCTTTCATCATCCTCTACATGCTCTTGAATCTCGGCTTGACGTCTTACATCATCGGTAACATGACTAACTTGGTAGTCGAGGGCACGCGGAGAACCATGGAATTT AGAAACAGCATTGAGGCCACATCAAGTTTCGTGTCCCGGAACCGGTTGCCACCGAGATTGAAAGGGAAAATACTGGCTTATATGTGCCTGAGATTCAAAGCAGAGAGATTGAACCAGCAGCAGCTCATCGAACAGCTCCCGAAAACGTTATGTCTAAGCATCCAGCAGCATTTGTTCTTGCCTACTCTTGAGAAGGTTTACCTCTTCCGTGGCGTTTCGAGGGAGGTTCTACTTCTCCTG ATTGCGGATATGAAAGCAGAATATGTACCTCCAAGAGAGGACATTATAGTACAGAACGAGGCATCAGATGATATCTATGTTATCGTGTCTGGAGAAGTAGAAATGATGGAATGTGAGACGGAGAAAGAACAGGTTTTTTGGGTTTTCAAATCCGGAGACATCTTTGGAGAATTTGGAGCATTTTGTTTTAGTCCTCAGAAGTTTACATACCGAACCAAGACGATTTCGCAGCTGCTCAGGTTCAAAACAAGCTTACTCACTGAAGCAGCGAAGAGTACCAGAGAGAAGGATTATGTAACCATGGCTAAAAACTTTCTTCAG CATCACAAAATGCTCCAAGATTTACATATTCGCGATTCGTTTCTTGAAGATGTAGAAGACAATCGTGGCTCTAACATGTCGATTAGTTTGCTGAGTGTAGCTTGTACCGGAAATGCTTTGTTTCTCGATGAGTTACTCGATTCAGGATTCGACCCTGATGTTGGAGACATTAATGGAAGGACCCCCTTG CATATAGCAGCTTCAAAGGGGCACGAAGACTGCGTTTTGGTGCTGCTGAAGCATGCTTGTAGCTTACATCTGAGAG ATTCTAAGGGAAACACGGCTTTATGGGACGCCATAGCCGCGAAGCAACATTCCACATTCGATACTCTGTACCATTGGGCTTCCATCTCTGATCTTCATGTAGCCGGTGACCTTTTGTCTACAGCTGCAAAAAGAAATAACTTCTTTGTGCTGAAAGATTTACTGGAACATGGATTTCATGTGGACTCCAAGAATAGCTCTGGGACGACTCCGATTCAGGTTGCAAACATAGAAAACCATGTGGAAATGATGAAGTTTCTTCTGATAAATGGAGCTGAAGCTGATGAAATGGTTAAAAAGAAGTTTTCTCTATTGGACTCCAACGAAATTCTTCAAGAATTCGAGGCAGGACGTCGCGTGGCCGTGCCCATGACATCGAAACGAGACGTTGTTCCATCAGGAGGAAACGATCCGAGATGCAATGGGGAAACTTCCAAGTTGCAATGCTCTTGGAGGATCATCATATACAGAGGAAATCCCGAAAACTGTCGAAAAGGTCGCTGCGCCGAGCGGGGGAGGTTGATCAGGTTGCCAAGCTCAGTGGCTGAGCTCAAGAGTGTTGCAG GTCGAAAATTCGGATTTGATGCCACTAATGCATCATTATCTAATGAAGAAGGCGCTGAGATCGACTCAATGGAAGTGATAAGAGATAATGATAAGGTGTTTATAGTCTGA